From a single Pseudalkalibacillus hwajinpoensis genomic region:
- a CDS encoding 50S ribosomal protein L25/general stress protein Ctc: MAATLKALDRNTTKRSELRTLRETEEGLPAVLYGKDRKSAPVQVDALEFIKVYRQVGKNGVIELNFEGQGTYPVMVYDMQVDPIKNHVLHVDFYSVDLNKEVEAEVPVHLTGNAVGSKEGGVVQQMLHEILVKAKPNDFPDSIDVDVSELNIGDAVQVGDLPKGDKYEVLVDTEEPIASVVPPTEEPVEDEEEADEVAEEPPADEEETGDETKKTE, encoded by the coding sequence ATGGCAGCAACATTAAAAGCATTAGATCGTAATACTACTAAAAGAAGTGAACTTAGAACATTGCGTGAAACGGAAGAAGGTCTTCCGGCCGTTTTATACGGAAAAGATCGCAAAAGCGCACCCGTACAGGTTGACGCTCTTGAATTCATTAAAGTTTACCGTCAAGTTGGAAAAAACGGTGTTATTGAACTAAATTTTGAAGGACAGGGAACGTATCCTGTTATGGTCTATGATATGCAAGTAGACCCAATCAAGAATCATGTGCTACACGTTGACTTCTATTCTGTTGACCTTAACAAAGAAGTTGAAGCGGAAGTTCCGGTTCACTTAACTGGCAATGCAGTAGGAAGCAAAGAAGGCGGCGTTGTTCAGCAAATGCTTCACGAAATTCTAGTCAAAGCGAAGCCGAATGATTTCCCTGACAGCATCGATGTTGATGTTTCAGAATTGAATATCGGAGACGCTGTTCAAGTTGGCGATCTTCCTAAAGGTGATAAATATGAAGTACTAGTAGACACTGAAGAGCCAATTGCTTCTGTGGTACCTCCAACTGAAGAGCCTGTTGAAGATGAAGAAGAGGCTGATGAAGTAGCAGAAGAGCCACCGGCTGATGAAGAGGAAACTGGTGACGAAACGAAAAAAACAGAATAA
- a CDS encoding ribose-phosphate diphosphokinase, which translates to MANYLDPNLKVFSLNSNPDLAEEIVEHIGVPMGKCSVVRFSDGEIQINIEESIRGCDVYVIQSTCAPVNENIMELLIMVDALKRASAKTINVVLPYYGYARQDRKARSREPITAKLKANLLEVAGVTRLITLDLHASQIQGFFDIPVDQLMGVPTLAKHFEEKNLDDIVVVSPDHGGVTRARKLAERLKAPIAIIDKRRPRPNVAEVMNIVGNIEGKTAIIIDDIIDTAGTITLAANALIENGAKEVYACCTHPVLSGPAIERIDSSKIKELAITNTIPLPEEKRIDKISQLSVAPLLGEAIIRVHEQLSVSKLFD; encoded by the coding sequence ATGGCTAACTATTTAGATCCAAACTTGAAAGTTTTTAGTTTAAATTCAAATCCTGATCTTGCGGAAGAAATTGTCGAACACATTGGAGTTCCAATGGGAAAATGCTCGGTTGTTCGTTTTAGTGATGGGGAAATCCAGATTAACATTGAGGAAAGTATTCGTGGCTGTGATGTGTATGTCATTCAGTCAACGTGTGCCCCTGTAAATGAAAACATTATGGAGCTTCTTATTATGGTGGACGCATTAAAGCGTGCCTCAGCAAAAACGATAAACGTTGTGCTTCCATACTACGGCTATGCCCGTCAGGATCGTAAAGCCCGCTCTCGTGAGCCGATCACAGCTAAATTAAAGGCGAACCTTCTTGAGGTAGCTGGTGTGACTCGTCTTATTACGCTCGACCTCCATGCTTCCCAAATTCAAGGGTTCTTCGACATTCCAGTTGACCAGCTGATGGGTGTACCGACGCTTGCTAAACATTTTGAAGAGAAAAACCTGGATGATATTGTTGTCGTTTCACCTGACCATGGCGGAGTAACGAGAGCACGCAAGCTTGCAGAGCGTTTGAAGGCACCGATTGCGATTATCGATAAGCGTCGTCCACGTCCAAACGTAGCAGAAGTTATGAATATTGTTGGTAATATTGAAGGCAAAACAGCGATTATTATTGATGATATTATCGATACAGCCGGTACAATCACACTTGCTGCTAATGCTCTTATCGAAAATGGAGCAAAGGAAGTTTATGCATGCTGTACTCACCCGGTCCTATCTGGTCCAGCCATTGAACGTATTGATAGCTCTAAAATTAAAGAACTTGCGATTACAAATACGATCCCTCTTCCTGAAGAGAAGCGAATTGATAAGATTTCGCAGCTATCTGTAGCCCCTCTATTAGGCGAAGCGATTATCCGTGTACATGAACAACTTTCTGTCAGTAAACTATTTGATTAA
- the glmU gene encoding bifunctional UDP-N-acetylglucosamine diphosphorylase/glucosamine-1-phosphate N-acetyltransferase GlmU translates to MNRFAVVLAAGQGTRMKSKLYKVLHPVCGKPMVEHVVDQLDELKLENIVTVVGHGAEMVRDQLGSRVNYVLQEEQLGTAHAVMQTQDTLGAKEGVTLVVCGDTPLITKETMDSLLSYHEDEGAKATILTANADQPFGYGRIIRDENGSVQRIVEQKDANESEQQVTEINTGTYCFDNKTLFETLQLVKNENAQGEYYLPDVIEILQKQGEIVSAYQTEDFDETMGINDRVALSRAEHAMKNRINERHMKNGVTLIDPMQTYISPDAVIGQDTVIYPGSMIQGKTIIGDEAQIGPNTEIKDSKVGSKSVVKQSVIHDSEVGDAVNIGPFAHVRPASQIGDAVKIGNFVEVKKSVMGHGSKASHLSYVGDAEIGKGVNLGCGSITVNYDGTNKYLTKVEDGAFIGCNVNLIAPVTVGKGATVAAGSTITDDVPEQALSIARSRQTNKEDYASKTKNN, encoded by the coding sequence ATGAATAGATTTGCAGTTGTTTTAGCAGCCGGTCAGGGAACACGTATGAAATCAAAGCTATATAAAGTTCTTCACCCTGTTTGTGGGAAGCCTATGGTCGAGCATGTTGTTGACCAGCTTGATGAACTTAAGCTTGAGAACATTGTTACAGTTGTCGGTCACGGAGCTGAAATGGTTAGAGACCAGCTTGGTAGTCGTGTCAATTATGTCCTTCAAGAAGAACAACTTGGAACTGCACATGCTGTTATGCAAACGCAGGATACACTCGGCGCTAAAGAAGGCGTCACCCTTGTTGTGTGTGGAGATACCCCTTTGATAACGAAAGAAACAATGGATTCCCTCCTTTCATATCATGAGGATGAAGGAGCAAAAGCAACGATCCTTACGGCGAATGCGGATCAACCTTTTGGTTACGGCCGCATTATTCGTGATGAGAATGGAAGTGTTCAGCGAATTGTTGAACAGAAAGATGCGAATGAAAGTGAACAGCAGGTTACTGAAATTAACACCGGTACATACTGTTTTGACAATAAAACACTTTTTGAGACGTTACAGCTCGTGAAAAACGAAAACGCTCAGGGAGAATACTACTTGCCTGATGTGATCGAGATTCTTCAAAAACAAGGTGAAATCGTATCAGCTTATCAAACAGAAGACTTTGATGAAACGATGGGTATTAATGATCGCGTTGCTCTCTCACGTGCGGAGCATGCAATGAAAAATCGTATTAACGAGAGGCATATGAAGAACGGCGTCACGCTTATCGATCCGATGCAAACATACATTTCTCCTGATGCTGTTATTGGACAGGACACGGTCATTTATCCCGGATCAATGATCCAGGGAAAAACAATTATCGGTGATGAAGCACAAATCGGACCCAATACAGAGATTAAAGATAGCAAGGTTGGCAGCAAAAGCGTTGTGAAACAATCCGTTATTCATGATAGTGAAGTAGGGGATGCTGTTAATATCGGACCATTTGCTCATGTTCGCCCGGCTTCACAAATTGGTGATGCAGTGAAAATCGGTAATTTCGTTGAAGTGAAGAAATCAGTTATGGGTCATGGTAGCAAAGCTTCACACCTTAGTTATGTAGGTGATGCAGAAATCGGTAAAGGCGTGAATCTTGGCTGTGGCTCGATTACGGTGAATTATGATGGCACGAATAAGTACCTGACAAAGGTAGAAGATGGCGCGTTTATTGGCTGTAACGTGAACTTAATTGCTCCAGTAACAGTTGGCAAGGGCGCTACTGTAGCAGCTGGATCGACAATTACGGATGATGTTCCTGAACAGGCACTGTCTATTGCTCGCTCTCGTCAGACGAATAAAGAAGACTACGCTTCGAAAACGAAGAACAATTAA
- the spoVG gene encoding septation regulator SpoVG: MEITDVRLRRVNTEGRMRAIASITMDHEFVVHDIRVIDGNNGMFVAMPSKRTPDGEFRDIAHPISSNTREKIQTAVLAEYHRVGEMEAAYEEAGAS; the protein is encoded by the coding sequence TTGGAAATTACAGATGTTCGCCTACGTCGTGTGAATACGGAAGGACGCATGCGCGCGATCGCTTCCATCACAATGGATCATGAATTCGTCGTTCATGATATCCGGGTCATTGATGGAAATAACGGCATGTTTGTAGCGATGCCAAGCAAAAGAACTCCAGATGGAGAGTTTCGCGATATCGCTCATCCAATTTCCTCGAATACAAGGGAAAAGATTCAAACGGCCGTATTAGCTGAATACCATCGTGTTGGTGAAATGGAAGCTGCTTATGAAGAAGCTGGAGCTTCTTGA
- a CDS encoding RidA family protein, with product MKTVYTKAAPEAIGPYSQGMIVNNMFYSSGQIPLKADGTLVDGTIVEQTHQVFSNVKAVLEAAGASLESVVKTTVYIKDMEQFGAINEIYGEYFSNHKPARSCVEVARLPKDALIEIEVIALVG from the coding sequence ATGAAGACAGTATACACAAAAGCAGCACCAGAAGCGATCGGCCCATATTCACAAGGAATGATTGTGAATAATATGTTTTACAGCTCGGGTCAAATTCCTTTGAAAGCGGATGGGACACTGGTAGATGGGACCATTGTAGAACAGACACATCAGGTGTTCTCTAACGTAAAAGCGGTTCTAGAAGCCGCAGGAGCATCTCTTGAAAGTGTCGTAAAAACAACGGTTTATATTAAAGATATGGAGCAGTTTGGCGCGATCAATGAGATCTATGGTGAATACTTTTCAAATCATAAGCCAGCAAGATCATGTGTCGAGGTAGCGCGTCTTCCAAAAGACGCCCTTATTGAAATAGAAGTTATTGCGCTAGTTGGTTAA
- the purR gene encoding pur operon repressor, protein MKMKRSSRLVDMTRYMLEHPHRLVSLTYFSERYGAAKSSISEDLVIIKENFEQQGVGSLLTVPGAAGGVRYMPLISEEEADRVVGELCDFLESPDRLLPGGYLYLTDILGNPEIMNQVGRLFASVFADRKIDVVMTVATKGIPLAYAAASHLNVPVVIVRRDSKVTEGSTVSINYVSGSSKRIQTMALARRSLKPGANVLIVDDFMKAGGTIQGMVNLLEEFQAYVAGIGVLVEAEGEGEERLVEEYVSMMNLGGVDMKQRTIQVAPGNYKKFLTQLTEGVENE, encoded by the coding sequence ATGAAAATGAAACGGAGTTCTCGACTGGTAGATATGACCAGGTATATGTTAGAGCACCCACATCGATTGGTTTCATTAACTTATTTTTCAGAGCGATATGGTGCGGCGAAATCATCGATCAGCGAGGATTTGGTCATTATAAAGGAAAACTTTGAACAACAGGGGGTTGGATCGTTGCTCACAGTTCCTGGGGCCGCTGGTGGTGTGAGGTATATGCCTCTTATTAGCGAAGAGGAAGCGGATCGCGTGGTCGGCGAATTGTGCGATTTTCTAGAGAGTCCAGATCGTCTTCTTCCAGGGGGCTATTTATATTTAACAGATATTCTCGGTAATCCTGAGATTATGAATCAAGTCGGACGCTTATTTGCCTCGGTTTTCGCTGATCGCAAAATTGATGTTGTGATGACTGTAGCGACTAAGGGGATTCCTCTTGCCTATGCAGCTGCAAGTCACTTGAATGTACCGGTCGTTATTGTACGTCGTGATAGTAAGGTTACAGAAGGCTCAACGGTTAGTATTAACTATGTTTCAGGTTCCTCAAAGCGCATTCAAACCATGGCACTTGCACGTCGAAGTTTAAAGCCGGGTGCGAATGTGTTAATTGTAGACGACTTTATGAAAGCTGGCGGTACGATTCAGGGAATGGTGAATCTTTTGGAGGAATTTCAGGCATACGTCGCAGGCATTGGCGTTCTCGTAGAAGCAGAGGGCGAAGGGGAAGAACGTCTTGTTGAAGAATACGTTTCAATGATGAACCTTGGCGGAGTTGATATGAAGCAACGAACGATTCAAGTTGCTCCAGGGAATTATAAAAAGTTTCTTACTCAATTAACTGAAGGGGTGGAGAACGAATGA
- the ispE gene encoding 4-(cytidine 5'-diphospho)-2-C-methyl-D-erythritol kinase, with amino-acid sequence MRRKLSVKAPAKINLALDVLHKRSDGYHEVEMIMTNVDLADRLELTELRRDEVIIESTSGFVPDDQRNLAYQAAALLKKRYSIKQGISIKIDKQIPVAAGLAGGSSDAAAALRGLNELWGIGLSYGELAKLGSEIGSDVSFCVHGGTAFAKGRGEVIHALDAPPPCWVILAKPSIGVSTAEVYRRLRTAEMKHPDVQGMIKAIEDKNYEAICQNLGNVLEDVTLKLHPEVRQIKEKMESLGADGVLMSGSGPTVFGLTRHESRMQRIYNGLRGFCGQVYAVRLLGEKNP; translated from the coding sequence ATGAGAAGAAAATTGAGTGTGAAAGCACCGGCTAAGATTAATTTAGCGCTTGATGTGCTTCATAAGCGTTCTGATGGGTATCATGAGGTAGAAATGATTATGACGAATGTTGATTTGGCGGATCGTCTTGAGCTAACTGAGCTAAGGCGTGATGAGGTTATTATTGAGTCGACAAGTGGATTTGTTCCTGATGATCAGAGGAATCTTGCGTATCAAGCTGCTGCGCTTTTGAAGAAGCGCTATTCAATTAAACAGGGGATCTCAATTAAAATAGACAAACAAATTCCTGTTGCTGCTGGACTTGCTGGTGGTAGTAGTGACGCAGCTGCTGCGCTTCGTGGTTTAAATGAATTGTGGGGTATTGGATTAAGCTATGGGGAGCTTGCTAAACTTGGCTCTGAGATCGGTTCAGACGTTTCGTTTTGCGTGCATGGCGGGACGGCTTTTGCGAAAGGCCGCGGAGAAGTTATCCATGCGCTTGATGCACCTCCACCCTGCTGGGTGATTCTTGCTAAGCCTTCGATTGGGGTATCCACGGCAGAGGTCTATAGACGTTTACGAACTGCAGAGATGAAACATCCTGATGTACAGGGTATGATTAAGGCGATCGAGGATAAGAATTATGAAGCGATTTGTCAAAACTTAGGGAATGTACTTGAAGATGTCACTTTGAAGCTTCATCCTGAAGTTCGTCAAATTAAAGAGAAAATGGAAAGCCTCGGTGCAGATGGTGTCCTAATGAGCGGCAGTGGACCAACCGTATTTGGACTTACACGTCATGAATCGAGAATGCAGCGAATCTATAACGGGTTACGTGGTTTTTGTGGACAAGTTTATGCTGTTCGATTACTTGGCGAGAAGAACCCTTGA
- a CDS encoding small, acid-soluble spore protein, alpha/beta type → MARRRGMMSDQLKEEIAKELGFYDTVQKEGWGGIKARDAGNIVKRAIQLAEEQLANQQKH, encoded by the coding sequence ATGGCCAGACGCAGAGGCATGATGTCCGATCAATTGAAAGAAGAAATTGCGAAAGAGCTTGGTTTTTATGATACGGTTCAGAAAGAAGGTTGGGGTGGAATTAAAGCTCGCGATGCAGGTAACATCGTGAAACGCGCTATTCAACTCGCTGAAGAACAGCTGGCTAACCAACAAAAACACTGA
- the veg gene encoding biofilm formation stimulator Veg, translated as MAKTIIEIKQTLQSQVGKRLTLKANGGRRKTIQRSGILEETYPAVFIVKLDQDTNAFERVSYSYTDILTDTVQITFNEEQAAVSG; from the coding sequence ATGGCAAAAACGATTATTGAGATCAAACAAACGTTACAATCTCAGGTTGGCAAACGGTTGACCTTAAAAGCAAACGGTGGTCGCAGAAAGACAATTCAACGTTCAGGCATCCTTGAAGAAACCTACCCGGCAGTGTTCATAGTTAAGCTGGATCAGGACACTAACGCATTCGAGCGTGTGTCGTACAGCTACACAGACATTCTAACAGATACGGTACAAATTACATTTAACGAAGAACAAGCGGCAGTAAGCGGTTAA
- the yabG gene encoding sporulation peptidase YabG, giving the protein MTMKEGDIVARRSYGCDLIFRVTRLNQSSQSAELVGEDMRLIADAPFDDLVLIDSSEHKMRRKKSKEKEDYSFRLFRQDYQLLRMKREYSATSHFKKETSFFELPGKILHIDGDPLYLSKCLEMYKRLGVPVYGLYMKENEIPENIIKLVNNVRPDILVITGHDAYVKHKGEKKDLQSYRNSRYFVRAVKEVRTVFPNLDHLVIFAGACQSHFESLIRAGANFASSPSRINIHMLDPVFIVSKIALTSFTDHVNVWDALRNTLTGEDGLGGVETKGILRTGMPMRENEEYSE; this is encoded by the coding sequence ATGACCATGAAAGAGGGAGACATTGTTGCCAGGCGTTCATACGGCTGTGATTTAATCTTCCGGGTTACCCGTCTGAATCAGTCGAGCCAGTCAGCGGAGCTTGTTGGTGAGGATATGAGGCTCATTGCGGACGCACCGTTTGATGATCTTGTACTCATTGATTCAAGCGAGCATAAGATGAGACGGAAAAAGTCAAAAGAGAAGGAGGACTACTCCTTTCGTTTGTTTCGACAAGATTATCAGTTATTACGTATGAAACGAGAATATTCGGCTACGAGTCATTTTAAGAAAGAGACTAGTTTTTTTGAATTGCCAGGAAAAATTCTCCATATTGATGGAGATCCATTATATTTAAGTAAATGTCTGGAAATGTATAAGCGTCTAGGTGTACCTGTTTATGGATTGTACATGAAAGAAAATGAAATTCCTGAGAATATCATCAAACTTGTGAACAACGTGAGACCCGATATCCTTGTTATTACTGGTCATGATGCTTATGTCAAACATAAAGGTGAGAAAAAAGACCTCCAATCTTATCGGAACTCACGCTATTTTGTTCGTGCTGTGAAAGAAGTTAGAACCGTTTTTCCAAACCTTGACCATCTTGTTATTTTTGCGGGTGCCTGTCAATCCCATTTTGAATCATTGATTCGGGCGGGAGCTAATTTCGCGAGTTCTCCTTCACGTATTAATATTCACATGCTTGATCCTGTTTTTATTGTTTCTAAGATCGCCCTTACTTCTTTTACAGACCATGTAAACGTCTGGGATGCCTTGCGTAATACATTGACTGGAGAGGATGGACTCGGGGGAGTTGAAACAAAAGGAATTCTCAGAACAGGAATGCCAATGAGGGAAAATGAAGAATACTCCGAATAA
- the rsmA gene encoding 16S rRNA (adenine(1518)-N(6)/adenine(1519)-N(6))-dimethyltransferase RsmA, producing the protein MNKEISTPIRTKEILAKYGFTFKKSLGQNFLIDSNVLTKIVDQAELTPESGAIEIGPGIGALTEQLAKRSKKVVAFEIDQRLLPILEDTLSPYPHVTVRHSDVLEANVHQVIADEFEEGQDLMVVANLPYYVTTPILMKLLEEKLPVRGIVVMIQKEVAERIAAKPGSKEYGSLSLAVQYHAVAKTALTVPKTVFVPRPNVDSAVLHLELRQKPPVDLLSEAYFFEVIRSSFGQRRKTLLNNLQNNLFSKDQKPMIEEVLAETGIDGRRRGETLSMEEFASLSNAFYKRKEIEDIS; encoded by the coding sequence ATGAACAAAGAAATATCAACTCCGATTAGAACAAAGGAAATATTAGCGAAATACGGATTTACTTTTAAGAAAAGCCTTGGTCAAAATTTCTTAATTGATTCAAACGTACTAACAAAGATTGTTGATCAAGCAGAGCTTACACCGGAATCGGGTGCCATTGAAATTGGTCCAGGCATAGGGGCGTTGACTGAGCAGCTTGCCAAGCGATCCAAGAAAGTTGTAGCGTTTGAAATTGACCAGCGTCTCCTACCTATTTTAGAGGATACCCTTTCCCCATATCCTCATGTTACTGTAAGGCATAGTGATGTTCTAGAAGCTAATGTTCATCAAGTTATAGCAGATGAATTTGAAGAGGGACAGGACCTGATGGTTGTTGCAAACCTTCCCTACTATGTAACAACCCCCATTTTGATGAAGCTTTTAGAAGAAAAGCTACCGGTTCGGGGAATTGTGGTGATGATCCAGAAAGAAGTGGCTGAACGAATTGCTGCAAAACCAGGCTCAAAGGAGTATGGATCTTTATCACTTGCAGTACAATACCATGCTGTAGCTAAAACAGCCCTGACCGTGCCAAAAACGGTGTTTGTCCCAAGGCCAAATGTGGACTCAGCCGTTCTTCATCTGGAACTGCGTCAGAAGCCACCAGTGGACCTGTTGAGCGAAGCATACTTTTTTGAAGTGATTCGCTCAAGTTTTGGTCAACGCAGGAAAACACTTTTAAATAATTTACAAAATAATTTATTCAGTAAAGATCAAAAGCCGATGATTGAAGAAGTTCTTGCTGAGACTGGAATCGACGGAAGGCGCCGAGGAGAAACGTTATCAATGGAGGAATTTGCTTCATTAAGCAATGCTTTTTATAAAAGGAAAGAAATCGAAGACATCTCATAG
- the rnmV gene encoding ribonuclease M5 translates to MKIKEIIVVEGKNDTLAVKRALDADTLETNGSEISEETLRRIELAWERRGVIVFTDPDYPGTRIRQIISERLPSCKHAFLNKKHAISANGKKVGIEHASTSDIRDAILSVREEIETPDVLIEWEDLISAGLVVGDHAKARRKALGERLQMGYMNGKQLYKRLLMFQISRDEFSRALAEVLQEEEK, encoded by the coding sequence GTGAAGATCAAAGAAATTATTGTAGTGGAGGGTAAAAACGATACGCTTGCAGTAAAGCGCGCGCTTGATGCGGATACGTTAGAAACGAACGGATCAGAGATCAGCGAGGAAACCCTTCGACGAATTGAATTAGCCTGGGAGAGAAGAGGCGTTATCGTTTTTACTGACCCGGATTATCCAGGTACCAGGATCAGACAGATCATTAGTGAACGTCTCCCTTCCTGTAAGCATGCCTTTCTTAATAAAAAGCATGCGATTTCTGCCAATGGTAAGAAAGTGGGAATCGAGCATGCTTCTACCTCGGACATTCGGGATGCCATACTTTCCGTTAGAGAAGAGATTGAAACACCTGACGTTTTGATCGAGTGGGAAGATTTAATTTCAGCAGGACTTGTCGTAGGTGATCATGCGAAAGCGAGAAGAAAAGCCCTCGGGGAACGTCTCCAAATGGGTTATATGAATGGCAAGCAACTGTATAAACGTTTACTGATGTTTCAAATATCAAGAGATGAGTTTAGCCGCGCATTGGCAGAAGTGCTACAGGAGGAAGAGAAATGA
- a CDS encoding ubiquitin-like domain-containing protein produces MTMKSNMKNIFARLKSGKNVFMVCLSLIVLGLVSGFIVFETTKASVTLVLDGEKKPVKTHANTVEELLQEQEVKLADYDYISHDLSEQVDAGDEIEWKPAFQVTLTMNGKEQQVWSTKDTVKELLKDENIEVNEHDELSVSMDEQLTEGMTIAVDEAFQVAINDGGQPDHVWTTSTTVAGFLEQQNIQLGELDRVEPGKDEEVKANSEINVIRVEKVTDVVEESINYNTVTKKDSSMQKGKKEIVAFGEKGKQEKHYEVVLENGKEVSRELKKTEVVKNSSDQIVAVGTQVIIQTASKSSSSSASNVNTSEKSSEKTTKKASEKTSKPSEPSSDGRVLNVSSTAYTANCAGCSGITSTGVNLKANPNAKVIAVDPSVIPLGSKVHVEGYGTAIAADTGGAIKGNKIDVFFPSKSAAYAWGNKSVKITILN; encoded by the coding sequence ATGACAATGAAATCGAACATGAAAAACATTTTTGCTCGGTTGAAGAGTGGAAAGAACGTATTCATGGTTTGCTTAAGTTTAATTGTACTGGGTCTGGTCTCCGGCTTTATCGTGTTTGAAACTACGAAAGCTTCTGTCACGCTTGTCCTCGATGGGGAAAAGAAGCCTGTTAAAACACATGCCAATACGGTCGAAGAATTATTGCAAGAACAGGAAGTTAAGTTAGCAGATTATGATTACATAAGCCATGACTTATCAGAACAAGTTGATGCGGGTGACGAAATTGAATGGAAACCTGCCTTTCAAGTTACATTGACAATGAACGGTAAGGAGCAGCAAGTGTGGTCAACGAAAGACACTGTGAAAGAATTGTTAAAAGATGAAAATATAGAAGTAAATGAACATGATGAGTTGTCAGTCTCGATGGATGAACAGCTTACGGAAGGCATGACAATAGCAGTAGATGAAGCCTTTCAGGTAGCGATTAATGATGGTGGACAACCAGATCACGTTTGGACAACTTCGACTACGGTCGCTGGCTTTTTAGAACAGCAGAATATACAACTTGGAGAGCTTGATCGCGTTGAACCAGGAAAAGATGAGGAAGTTAAAGCGAACTCCGAAATCAACGTAATTCGAGTGGAAAAGGTCACCGATGTAGTGGAAGAATCGATTAATTATAATACAGTAACGAAAAAAGATAGTTCAATGCAAAAAGGGAAAAAAGAAATAGTAGCGTTCGGAGAAAAGGGCAAGCAAGAAAAGCACTATGAAGTCGTTCTTGAAAATGGCAAGGAAGTATCGCGAGAACTAAAGAAAACCGAAGTTGTTAAGAATAGTAGCGATCAGATTGTTGCTGTTGGGACTCAGGTAATCATTCAAACTGCTTCAAAAAGTAGTTCAAGTTCAGCGTCGAATGTTAATACTTCAGAGAAAAGCTCTGAAAAGACTACTAAGAAGGCTTCCGAAAAGACTAGTAAGCCATCTGAACCCTCCTCTGACGGACGGGTACTAAATGTTTCAAGTACTGCCTATACAGCGAACTGTGCTGGATGTTCCGGCATTACGTCGACAGGTGTTAATCTAAAGGCAAACCCGAATGCCAAGGTTATCGCAGTGGACCCTAGCGTTATTCCGCTTGGGTCAAAGGTTCATGTAGAAGGCTATGGTACAGCGATTGCTGCTGATACCGGTGGTGCGATTAAGGGGAACAAAATTGATGTGTTCTTTCCCTCAAAATCAGCTGCATATGCCTGGGGTAATAAGTCTGTCAAAATTACGATTCTCAACTAG
- a CDS encoding TatD family hydrolase translates to MLFDTHTHLNVEQFSEDQEQVIERAREAGVSKMVVVGFDRETIEQAMILVEKYDFIYAAVGWHPVDAIDMKEEDLEWIEKLAGHPKVVAIGEMGLDYHWDKSPHDIQKEVFRRQIQLAKKVKLPIIIHNREATRDVIDVLKEEKAEEVGGIMHCFAGTVEEANECLDMNFYISLGGPVTFKNAKLPKEVAKEIPIERLLIETDCPFLAPHPYRGKRNEPSYVKLVAEQIADLKEMDYEELARKTSENAMQLFGIR, encoded by the coding sequence ATGTTATTCGACACACATACGCATTTGAATGTTGAACAATTTTCCGAAGACCAGGAACAGGTAATTGAACGTGCCCGTGAAGCGGGTGTAAGTAAGATGGTTGTTGTTGGTTTCGATCGCGAAACAATTGAACAGGCAATGATTCTGGTTGAAAAGTACGATTTTATTTACGCAGCTGTAGGCTGGCATCCTGTTGACGCTATTGATATGAAAGAGGAAGACCTTGAGTGGATTGAAAAGCTCGCTGGTCATCCGAAAGTAGTCGCAATAGGAGAAATGGGATTAGATTACCACTGGGATAAATCACCTCATGACATACAAAAAGAAGTTTTTCGTAGGCAGATACAACTTGCGAAAAAAGTGAAATTACCAATCATCATACATAATCGTGAAGCAACGCGGGATGTTATTGATGTTTTAAAAGAAGAAAAAGCTGAAGAAGTTGGTGGCATTATGCACTGCTTCGCTGGAACCGTAGAGGAAGCAAATGAGTGTCTCGATATGAATTTCTATATTTCTCTAGGTGGTCCGGTTACGTTCAAAAATGCCAAACTTCCGAAAGAAGTGGCAAAGGAAATTCCAATTGAGCGCTTGCTTATTGAAACAGATTGTCCGTTCCTAGCGCCTCATCCATACAGGGGTAAACGGAACGAACCGTCTTATGTAAAGCTTGTTGCTGAACAAATCGCTGATTTAAAAGAAATGGATTATGAAGAGTTAGCAAGAAAAACATCCGAAAATGCGATGCAATTATTTGGTATTCGCTAA